One region of Eupeodes corollae chromosome 1, idEupCoro1.1, whole genome shotgun sequence genomic DNA includes:
- the LOC129939420 gene encoding uncharacterized protein LOC129939420, whose translation MKLQMRTRTKIFIFILPFTVIVFSEAQQCSGRLENALEQMRRRSSQPKARSFDETPYSVYQSIYGNNKEDFEYDDEGASRSKLFDRSRKHFLDAEFDAKTNRQPHSIPVSKVDVEDLKVRLPQKAARWVEVDKCRFSTANRTLDTRLIFPDLTISGKVVLYPTGGRCNMILRLRHAGIEFRTVPMAGLDESRNSRPVASVRTDSHFAEPGFISVFAHGCQGPTGIKLRQNSKRRFGFGDNDGPASDSYPDSNTQRRWGKFYSTYRPPYDPRDEQPLYRRRYTRQASSEGHFEDLVQFEDDVFHFNDDLNALQPDARAFADIFTENLNMERSSPSKWLNVADFGSTTNTNTDDSINNALTKELEQLFSMGVKGLLTKYMQRALQPAIKETLMENMGYTLSYG comes from the exons ATGAAACTTCAGATGCGAACAAGGACCAagatattcatatttattttgccATTCACTGTTATTG TTTTTTCTGAAGCCCAGCAGTGCTCGGGACGCCTTGAAAACGCACTCGAACAAATGCGACGTCGAAGCAGCCAACcaaaagcaaggtccttcgacGAAACACCTTATTCAGTGTATCAATCCATTTACGGAAATAACAAAGAAGATTTCGAATATGATGACGAAGGTGCTTCTAGAAGTAAACTATTCGATAGATCGAGGAAGCACTTTCTTGATGCTGAGTTTGACGCCAAAACAAATCGGCAGCCACACAGTATACCGGTTTCGAAAGTTGATGTTGAGGATTTGAAAGTTCGTTTGCCACAGAAAGCCGCCAGATGGGTGGAGGTGGATAAGTGTAGATTTAGTACCGCCAACAGAACTCTGGACACGAGGCTTATTTTCCCCGACTTGACTATTAGCggaaaagttgttttatatcCAACTGGCGGGAGGTGCAACATGATTCTCAGATTGAGACACGCTGGCATAGAATTTCGGACTGTCCCTATGGCCGGTTTGGATGAGTCACGCAACAGTAGACCAGTAGCTTCAGTTCGAACAGACTCGCACTTTGCGGAACCAGGATTTATCTCAGTATTTGCACACGGCTGCCAGGGTCCAACGGGAATAAAACTGCGGCAGAACTCAAAGAGGCGATTTGGCTTCGGAGACAATGATGGTCCTGCATCTGATTCATATCCCGATTCAAATACTCAACGGCGTTGGGGAAAGTTCTACAGTACATATAGACCGCCTTATGATCCCCGTGACGAACAGCCACTCTATAGACGACGTTATACTCGGCAAGCATCATCCGAAGGTCATTTCGAGGATTTAGTGCAGTTTGAAGATGATGTATTCCACTTTAATGACGACTTGAACGCACTTCAACCTGACGCCAGAGCCTTCGCGGACATTTTCACCGAAAATCTTAACATGGAAAGAAGTAGCCCGTCAAAGTGGCTGAACGTTGCAGATTTTGGGAGCACCACCAACACAAACACTGATGACAGTATTAACAATGCCCTCACCAAGGAACTTGAACAACTCTTCTCGATGGGAGTCAAAGGCTTGCTAACTAAATACATGCAAAGAGCTCTGCAGCCGGCAATCAAGGAGACCCTAATGGAAAACATGGGATACACGCTAAGCTATGGTTAA
- the LOC129943534 gene encoding solute carrier family 25 member 44 yields the protein MGSNTYIKTIEWDMMDKKKFFPLSMLSSFSVRCCLFPLTVIKTQLQVQHRSDLYKGMIDCAFKIYKSEGVPGLYRGFWISSVQIVSGVFYISTYEGVRHILNDFGAGHRMKSLIGGGCASLVGQTIIVPFDVISQHAMVLGMGKSHMNPLGINTGPNRSRLNISLDIAKEIVRRDGFKGFYRGYTASLMAYVPNSALWWVFYHMYQEELCRVCPPYVSHLLIQCVAGSLGGFTTTVITNPLDIIRARLQVQRLDSMKVAFKDLWAEERMNVFFKGLSARLVQSAAFSFSIILGYETIKRIAIDEQYKHLIRW from the exons ATGGGCAGCAATACTTACATTAAGACCATCGAATGGGACATGATGGACAAGAAGAAGTTCTTCCCGCTGTCCATGCTGAGTTCCTTCTCAGTACGTTGCTGTCTCTTCCCGCTGACAGTGATCAAAACTCAACTTCAAGTGCAGCACCGGAGTGACCTGTACAAGGGCATGATCGATTGCgctttcaaaatatacaaatccgAAGGTGTTCCAGGTTTGTACCGAGGTTTCTGGATATCCTCGGTTCAGATTGTTTCAGGAGTTTTCTACATAAGTACATACGAGGGTGTGAGACATATACTCAACGATTTCGGTGCTGGACACCGAATGAAGTCTCTTATAGGAGGCGGATGCGCCTCATTGGTCGGCCAGACCATCATAGTCCCATTCGATGTGATATCCCAACACGCTATGGTGCTGGGCATGGGAAAGTCCCACATGAATCCTTTAGGAATTAATACTGGACCCAACAGGAGTAGGCTTAATATTTCATTAGACATTGCCAAAGAGATTGTCCGAAGAGATGGATTCAAAGGTTTCTATCGAGGTTATACAGCCAGTCTGATGGCCTATGTGCCGAATTCGGCACTATGGTGGGTGTTTTATCACATGTACCAAG aggAATTATGTCGAGTTTGCCCACCGTACGTGTCGCATCTCTTAATTCAATGTGTAGCCGGTAGCTTGGGAGGTTTTACTACAACTGTTATTACAAATCCATTGGATATAATTCGGGCGCGATTACAG gtgCAACGGTTGGATTCAATGAAAGTCGCCTTCAAAGACCTCTGGGCCGAAGAAAGAATGAATGTATTCTTCAAAGGACTATCTGCTCGGTTGGTTCAATCGGCTGCCTTTTCATTTAGTATAATCCTAGGTTATGAAACAATCAAGCGAATAGCCATAGACGAACAGTACAAACACCTTATACGTTGGTAA